One region of Mycolicibacterium rhodesiae NBB3 genomic DNA includes:
- a CDS encoding anti-sigma factor family protein, translated as MTQFGLPRSGEELDDDRYATWDAAYVLGSLSSDERREYEAHLSTCPRCSAAVAELSGIPPLLAELDAADVEALGGEQPSPQVLDSLLLQVNSRRRRSRWVTSAALAAAAAVVAIALVIAIRPDSMGLQSGPNQAGSAMEMTKVSETPINATISMTGYGWGTRIDMACTYGDWGRRDAPPQNLGMVIVGRDGSQSQVATWLGLSGATALPSANTPLPVGDIAAVQLVSADSGQVLLEKKL; from the coding sequence ATGACACAGTTCGGGCTACCCAGGAGCGGTGAAGAGCTGGACGACGACCGCTACGCGACATGGGATGCGGCCTACGTCCTCGGGTCGTTGTCTTCCGACGAGCGCCGCGAGTACGAGGCACACCTGTCGACGTGTCCACGGTGCAGCGCCGCTGTCGCGGAGTTGAGTGGCATCCCGCCGTTGCTGGCCGAACTCGACGCCGCTGACGTCGAGGCACTCGGCGGTGAGCAGCCGTCACCGCAGGTGCTGGACTCGCTGCTGCTTCAGGTCAACTCGCGACGCAGACGATCCCGCTGGGTGACCAGCGCCGCGTTGGCGGCCGCGGCCGCGGTGGTCGCGATCGCCCTGGTGATCGCGATCCGCCCCGACTCTATGGGGTTGCAGTCCGGTCCGAATCAGGCCGGATCCGCGATGGAGATGACGAAGGTGTCCGAGACACCGATCAACGCGACCATCAGCATGACCGGCTACGGCTGGGGCACCCGCATCGACATGGCGTGCACATACGGCGACTGGGGCAGGCGCGACGCACCGCCACAGAATCTGGGCATGGTCATCGTCGGCCGCGACGGCAGTCAGAGCCAGGTCGCGACATGGCTGGGGTTGTCCGGTGCGACGGCGTTGCCCAGCGCCAACACTCCGCTCCCGGTGGGGGATATTGCTGCTGTGCAACTGGTTTCGGCTGATTCGGGTCAGGTCCTGCTCGAAAAGAAATTGTGA